A stretch of the Thiohalospira halophila DSM 15071 genome encodes the following:
- a CDS encoding zinc-dependent alcohol dehydrogenase family protein, with the protein MRAVRIHEPGGPEQLRYEEVPDPLIERPGQVKVAIRAAGVNPVDTKVRQKGPMFAEGLPFIPGCDAAGEIVEVGEGVTERAVGDRIFFCHGGLGSAPGTYAEFAVLDAARTRPLPDSVDFETAAAAPLVAITAWESLFDRARLQAGQTLLVHAGAGGVGHVAIQLARLQGARVATTVGSRNHLGFVAGLGAEEIIVYTERDFVDATLAWTEGRGVEVALDTVGGATWRRTVEAVAYYGDLVTLLDPGEVDLTEARTRNLRLSFELMLTPQLRGLTEALDHQGEILDQCARWLASGELRVELAESLALEQVVEAHRRLESGGMQGKLILRP; encoded by the coding sequence ATGAGGGCGGTTCGCATCCATGAACCGGGAGGCCCGGAGCAGCTTCGCTACGAGGAGGTCCCCGACCCCCTCATCGAGCGCCCGGGCCAGGTGAAGGTCGCCATCCGGGCGGCCGGGGTCAATCCGGTGGATACCAAGGTCCGCCAGAAGGGGCCCATGTTCGCCGAGGGGTTGCCCTTCATTCCCGGCTGCGATGCCGCCGGGGAGATCGTCGAGGTGGGCGAGGGGGTGACCGAACGCGCCGTGGGGGATCGCATCTTCTTCTGCCATGGTGGCCTGGGGTCGGCGCCGGGTACCTACGCCGAATTCGCCGTGCTGGACGCCGCCCGCACCCGGCCACTGCCCGACTCGGTGGACTTCGAGACCGCCGCGGCCGCCCCCCTGGTGGCCATCACCGCCTGGGAATCCCTCTTCGACCGCGCCCGCCTGCAGGCCGGTCAGACCCTCCTGGTCCACGCCGGCGCCGGCGGGGTCGGCCATGTGGCTATCCAGCTCGCGCGCCTGCAGGGGGCGCGGGTCGCGACCACGGTGGGCAGTCGGAACCATCTCGGCTTTGTCGCCGGACTCGGGGCGGAGGAGATCATCGTCTATACCGAGCGCGACTTCGTCGATGCCACTCTGGCCTGGACGGAGGGACGGGGCGTCGAGGTCGCCCTGGATACCGTGGGCGGTGCCACCTGGCGGCGAACCGTGGAGGCGGTGGCCTACTACGGCGACCTGGTGACCCTGCTCGATCCGGGCGAGGTGGATCTCACCGAGGCGCGCACGCGCAATCTGCGCCTCTCCTTCGAGCTCATGCTGACGCCGCAACTACGGGGGCTGACCGAGGCGCTGGACCATCAGGGCGAGATCCTGGACCAGTGCGCCCGGTGGCTGGCCAGCGGAGAACTGCGGGTGGAACTCGCGGAGAGCCTCGCCCTGGAACAGGTGGTCGAGGCCCACCGGCGGCTGGAGTCCGGCGGCATGCAGGGCAAGCTGATCCTGCGTCCATGA
- a CDS encoding GIY-YIG nuclease family protein has translation MSRPPSEPGTYAFIFRLEPGAYTVGALGAVELAGGQYLYVGSAFGPGALCSRVVRHWEGPGKRRWHLDYLQPRQPVVLWYTTDRRRREALWARVAAALPGAEPAVTGFGASDRPGATHLLRLASIPSLEDFRGRIMRRAPRHGPLAAWAGEDDSRKPDGEP, from the coding sequence ATGAGCCGCCCGCCGTCGGAGCCGGGGACCTACGCCTTCATCTTCCGCCTGGAGCCCGGGGCGTATACGGTAGGGGCCCTCGGTGCCGTGGAGCTTGCGGGTGGTCAGTACCTCTATGTCGGCAGCGCCTTCGGCCCGGGGGCTCTGTGCAGCCGGGTGGTGCGCCACTGGGAGGGGCCGGGGAAACGCCGCTGGCACCTGGACTATCTCCAGCCGCGGCAGCCCGTCGTCCTCTGGTACACCACGGACCGGCGCCGGCGCGAGGCCCTCTGGGCGCGGGTGGCCGCCGCGCTGCCCGGCGCCGAACCCGCTGTGACCGGCTTCGGCGCCTCCGACCGACCCGGCGCGACCCACCTCCTGCGGCTGGCATCCATCCCGTCGCTGGAGGATTTCCGGGGCCGAATCATGCGTCGAGCCCCCCGTCACGGGCCTCTTGCGGCCTGGGCGGGGGAAGACGATTCCCGAAAACCCGACGGAGAGCCCTGA
- a CDS encoding lipoyl protein ligase domain-containing protein, which translates to MRLRVLDFGFQPAYRSQAVYHGVAHAMGPDDDPVVTLVNPEDPYVCVGLHQDIGLEVDQDWCQEQGLPIIRRHVGGGAVYLDRDQLFFHFIYPSGKAPRFVADIYVHYIEPVLRTYRRFGIPATFRPVNDIHVDGRKIGGTGAATIGDATVMVGSFMFDFDVESMARSLRVPSEKFRDKLRSGMADYITTFQRELGERPEREAVRDTFLEEVAATLEVTPELDEPGAQEQASITEQEHELQDPEWTWQQGRKFVEEGVKIAAGTHLTEGAHKAEGGLIRARLLEKDDHIAELGLSGDFTVFPEEGMDDLARALHDQPLAEEALTAAVAEAMDRLGLDIPGVGPEDVGAAILAALHR; encoded by the coding sequence ATGCGACTGCGTGTCCTCGACTTCGGCTTCCAGCCGGCCTATCGCTCCCAGGCGGTCTACCACGGCGTGGCCCATGCCATGGGACCGGATGACGACCCCGTGGTGACCCTGGTCAACCCCGAGGATCCCTACGTCTGCGTGGGCCTCCACCAGGATATCGGCCTGGAGGTGGATCAGGACTGGTGCCAGGAGCAGGGCCTGCCCATCATTCGCCGCCACGTCGGGGGCGGGGCGGTCTATCTGGATCGCGACCAGCTCTTCTTCCACTTCATCTATCCCTCCGGGAAGGCTCCGCGCTTCGTCGCGGACATCTACGTCCACTACATCGAGCCGGTATTGCGTACCTATCGCCGCTTCGGGATCCCGGCAACCTTCCGCCCCGTCAACGACATCCACGTGGACGGCCGCAAGATCGGCGGCACCGGGGCGGCCACCATCGGTGATGCCACGGTCATGGTGGGCAGCTTCATGTTCGACTTCGACGTGGAGTCCATGGCCCGGAGCCTGCGCGTGCCCTCGGAGAAGTTCCGGGACAAGCTGCGCTCCGGCATGGCCGACTACATCACCACCTTCCAGCGGGAACTGGGGGAACGGCCGGAGCGGGAAGCGGTGCGGGACACCTTCCTCGAGGAGGTGGCCGCCACCCTGGAGGTGACGCCGGAGCTGGATGAGCCGGGGGCGCAGGAGCAGGCGAGCATCACCGAGCAGGAGCACGAACTCCAGGACCCGGAGTGGACCTGGCAGCAGGGCCGCAAGTTCGTGGAGGAGGGCGTGAAGATCGCCGCCGGGACCCATCTCACCGAGGGGGCCCACAAGGCCGAGGGCGGGCTGATCCGGGCGCGCCTGCTGGAGAAGGACGACCATATCGCGGAACTCGGCCTCTCCGGGGATTTCACGGTCTTCCCGGAGGAGGGCATGGACGATCTGGCCAGGGCCCTGCACGACCAGCCCCTGGCAGAGGAGGCGTTAACGGCCGCGGTGGCGGAAGCAATGGATCGCCTGGGACTGGATATTCCCGGCGTGGGACCCGAGGATGTGGGAGCCGCCATACTCGCCGCGCTCCATCGCTGA
- a CDS encoding diguanylate cyclase domain-containing protein, with protein MPFPAPSAVDLLEEVACPLVLLDPAARIRHVSEAAARLFHASDPSRLVGELIGDLLECPRGAGTAEWLEAGARRSLRCTVREAYGGFTATLRATPLGPDEGWLVSIGDVAAAGGAADRLRLADAVFAHSGQGIMVTDARARIVDVNPAFEEVTGYRRDEVIDHNPSILSSGRQGPAFYAELWGRLKQQGRWEGEIWNRRKDGTAYAEWLTITAVPDEAGEVVNYVGVFSDITAVKQDQARLARMAYHDPLTGLPNRALILDRLEHALAAAQRDGTNVAVIYLDLDGFKPINDDLGHATGDALLEILAQRFSICVRGADTVGRMGGDEFVLILEGVQGHRGVERVVACLLESANEPVEVEGVALRLSASIGIRMVLDGWQDPEELLAEADAAMYEAKGRGRNRRQFFAPGMRRKPSARSGMQEGAEPGESGASSA; from the coding sequence ATGCCGTTCCCCGCTCCCAGTGCCGTCGACCTCCTCGAAGAGGTGGCCTGCCCCCTGGTCCTCCTCGACCCGGCAGCGCGCATCCGTCACGTCTCCGAGGCTGCCGCCCGGCTCTTCCACGCCTCCGACCCCTCCCGGCTCGTCGGCGAGCTCATCGGGGACCTCCTCGAGTGTCCCCGGGGCGCCGGGACCGCCGAATGGCTGGAGGCGGGCGCCCGTCGATCCCTGCGCTGCACCGTGCGGGAGGCCTACGGGGGCTTTACCGCGACCCTGCGCGCGACCCCGCTGGGGCCCGATGAGGGCTGGCTGGTCAGCATCGGCGATGTCGCGGCGGCGGGCGGCGCCGCCGATCGCCTGCGTCTGGCCGATGCCGTCTTCGCCCATTCGGGGCAGGGGATCATGGTCACCGACGCGCGGGCCCGTATCGTGGATGTGAATCCGGCCTTCGAGGAGGTCACGGGGTACCGCCGGGACGAGGTTATCGACCACAATCCCAGTATCCTCAGCTCCGGCCGCCAGGGTCCGGCCTTCTACGCCGAGCTGTGGGGCCGACTCAAGCAACAGGGGCGCTGGGAGGGGGAGATCTGGAACCGGCGCAAGGACGGGACGGCCTATGCGGAGTGGCTGACCATCACGGCCGTCCCTGACGAGGCCGGCGAGGTGGTCAACTACGTCGGCGTCTTCTCCGATATCACCGCGGTGAAGCAGGACCAGGCCCGACTGGCGCGGATGGCCTACCACGACCCGCTCACCGGCCTGCCCAATCGCGCCCTCATCCTGGACCGCCTGGAGCACGCCCTGGCCGCTGCGCAGCGCGATGGTACCAACGTGGCGGTCATCTACCTGGACCTGGACGGTTTCAAGCCCATCAACGATGACCTCGGCCACGCCACCGGCGATGCCCTGCTGGAGATCCTGGCCCAGCGTTTCTCCATCTGTGTGCGCGGGGCCGATACGGTGGGCCGCATGGGTGGGGACGAGTTCGTCCTCATCCTGGAGGGGGTCCAGGGGCACCGGGGCGTGGAGCGCGTGGTGGCCTGCCTGCTGGAGTCGGCCAACGAGCCCGTGGAGGTGGAGGGTGTGGCCCTGCGGCTCTCGGCCAGCATCGGGATCCGCATGGTCCTGGACGGGTGGCAGGATCCCGAGGAGCTACTCGCCGAGGCGGATGCGGCGATGTACGAGGCCAAGGGCCGCGGCCGTAACCGGCGCCAGTTCTTCGCCCCGGGGATGAGGCGCAAGCCCTCCGCCCGTTCGGGGATGCAGGAAGGGGCGGAGCCCGGCGAATCCGGCGCCAGCTCGGCGTGA
- a CDS encoding bifunctional aminoglycoside phosphotransferase/ATP-binding protein: MSETPAWLRALEEPARFPHPVEEVELIETHISWVLLAGDYAYKFKKPVNLGFVDFSALHLRRYYCREELRRNRPLAGDLYEAVITLCGEPEDPVLGPDEDGVEAFEYGVRMRRFDESERLDHALADGRLEAAELEDFAERLARYHAETAVADNDTTWGTPEAVAAPARDNLTTLRRTVDADDPGHPHLKAVTAWTEQAHHRLSPVFARRRAEGAVRECHGDLHLGNMARVEGRVIAFDCIEFNPAFYWIDTMNEVAFLAMDTRDRGRPDLGRRALNRYLEHTGDFSGLAVFDYYQVYRALVRAKVAAIRVDQETGEAADAARAEMEEYLGLADTLTRPRQPWLAITHGLSGSGKSHASGALVAATDAIRLRSDVERKRLHGLPPDAETGAGVDAGIYTAAASERTYEHLLARAEELLEAGWPVVVDATFLTADRRAPFRALARRRGWPFAVLELEAPEAVLRERITARAEAGGDASEADTSVLEAQLQRREPPAEDGGEDVVRIDATRPIDGRELLQRILPQEAGG, from the coding sequence ATGAGCGAGACCCCGGCCTGGTTACGGGCACTGGAGGAACCGGCCCGCTTCCCCCATCCGGTGGAGGAGGTGGAGCTCATCGAGACCCACATCTCCTGGGTCCTTCTGGCCGGCGACTACGCCTACAAGTTCAAGAAGCCGGTGAACCTCGGCTTCGTCGACTTCAGTGCCCTCCATCTGCGGCGGTATTACTGCCGCGAGGAGCTCCGCCGCAATCGGCCCCTGGCCGGGGACCTCTACGAGGCCGTGATCACCCTGTGCGGCGAACCGGAAGACCCGGTCCTGGGGCCCGACGAGGACGGCGTGGAGGCCTTCGAATACGGCGTCCGCATGCGCCGCTTCGACGAGTCCGAGCGGCTGGACCACGCCCTGGCCGACGGCCGCCTGGAGGCTGCCGAGCTCGAGGATTTCGCCGAGCGCCTGGCCCGCTACCACGCCGAGACCGCGGTGGCCGACAACGACACCACCTGGGGAACGCCCGAGGCCGTCGCCGCGCCCGCGCGGGACAACCTGACCACTCTCCGCCGCACGGTGGATGCGGACGACCCGGGCCACCCCCACCTCAAGGCCGTGACCGCCTGGACCGAGCAGGCCCACCACCGCCTCTCCCCCGTCTTCGCCCGCCGCCGGGCCGAGGGCGCGGTGCGTGAGTGCCATGGCGATCTCCATCTGGGGAACATGGCCCGGGTGGAGGGCCGGGTCATCGCCTTCGACTGCATCGAGTTCAATCCGGCCTTCTACTGGATCGACACCATGAACGAGGTCGCCTTCCTCGCCATGGACACCCGGGATCGCGGCCGTCCGGACCTCGGTCGCCGTGCCCTGAACCGCTACCTGGAGCATACCGGCGATTTCAGCGGCCTGGCCGTCTTCGACTACTACCAGGTCTACCGCGCCCTGGTCCGCGCCAAGGTGGCCGCCATCCGGGTCGACCAGGAGACGGGCGAGGCCGCGGACGCGGCCCGGGCCGAGATGGAGGAATACTTAGGGCTGGCGGACACCCTGACCCGACCCCGCCAGCCCTGGCTGGCCATTACCCACGGCCTCTCCGGTTCCGGGAAGAGCCACGCCAGCGGGGCCCTCGTCGCCGCCACCGATGCCATCCGCCTGCGCTCCGACGTGGAGCGCAAGCGTCTCCACGGACTCCCGCCGGACGCGGAGACCGGAGCAGGGGTGGATGCCGGGATCTATACCGCGGCGGCCTCGGAGCGGACCTACGAACACCTCCTCGCCCGGGCGGAGGAGCTGCTGGAGGCCGGCTGGCCGGTGGTAGTCGATGCCACCTTCCTCACCGCCGACCGCCGCGCCCCCTTCCGCGCCCTGGCCCGGCGGCGCGGCTGGCCCTTCGCGGTCCTTGAGCTGGAGGCACCGGAGGCGGTGCTGAGGGAGCGGATCACCGCCCGGGCCGAGGCCGGGGGCGACGCCTCGGAGGCGGATACGTCGGTCCTGGAGGCCCAGCTCCAGCGACGGGAACCACCGGCGGAAGACGGTGGCGAGGACGTGGTCCGGATCGATGCCACCCGGCCGATTGACGGGCGGGAGCTACTTCAGCGCATCCTCCCGCAGGAGGCCGGGGGGTAA
- a CDS encoding ATP-dependent DNA helicase encodes MDDAAVEREDAPGPVGALLAADGPLAEHIQGFNPRPAQQSLADAVGRTLAAGGTLVAEAGTGTGKTFAYLAPALRQSGRVIISTGTRHLQDQLFGRDLPLVRRALGAAADVALLKGRNNYLCRHRLALARNVERAPQPRARLEKAARWANTTKSGDLAELDEVVEDDPLIPRITSTTDNCLGQECPEVNDCHVLHARRRAQQADLVVVNHHLLLADMALRDDGFGEILPTADAVIVDEAHQLPDVATRFFSTRVSNHQLLELARDTRAAATTEAPERAELPEAASGLATAVEGLEAALGERDARRPWEEVAGDAAVTSALEQLEEALGVLADELTLNAPRGKALEAASRRADDLREALAAVTAEDSPGEVHWYERGGRTLALHATPLEVASSFRYHMARHGGSWVFTSATLAVAGRFDYFCGRLGLRDAETAVWESPFDHRRQSLLYVPEGLPDPRADDYLPRLLEKVEPVLQASGGRAFLLFTSHRALADAAKRLEGRLPWPLFVQGSAPRGRLLEQFREAGNGVLLGTGSFWEGVDVRGEALSCVVIDKLPFGAPGDPVTDARIQALRNNGGNPFMDFQIPEAAIALKQGVGRLIRDASDYGVLVIGDPRLVEKPYGGLFLNSLPEMTRTRQVERVERFFRWHRGEGE; translated from the coding sequence ATGGACGACGCGGCAGTGGAGAGGGAGGACGCGCCGGGGCCCGTCGGCGCGCTGCTGGCGGCGGACGGCCCGCTGGCTGAACACATCCAGGGCTTCAATCCGCGCCCGGCGCAGCAGTCCCTGGCCGATGCCGTGGGCCGGACCCTGGCCGCGGGCGGCACCCTGGTCGCCGAGGCCGGCACCGGAACCGGCAAGACCTTCGCCTACCTGGCCCCCGCCCTGCGCCAGAGCGGGCGGGTCATCATCTCCACCGGCACCCGCCACCTGCAGGACCAGCTCTTCGGCCGCGACCTGCCCCTGGTGCGGCGCGCCCTGGGCGCGGCGGCCGATGTTGCGCTGCTCAAGGGGCGCAACAACTACCTCTGTCGCCACCGTCTGGCCCTGGCGCGCAACGTGGAGCGGGCGCCCCAGCCCCGGGCGCGGCTGGAAAAGGCCGCGCGCTGGGCCAATACCACCAAGAGCGGTGACCTGGCCGAGCTGGACGAGGTGGTAGAGGACGATCCGCTGATCCCGCGGATCACCTCCACCACCGATAACTGCCTGGGCCAGGAGTGCCCGGAGGTCAACGACTGCCACGTCCTCCACGCCCGGCGCCGGGCCCAGCAGGCCGATCTGGTGGTGGTGAACCACCACCTGCTGCTGGCCGACATGGCCCTGCGCGACGACGGCTTCGGCGAGATCCTCCCCACCGCGGATGCGGTGATCGTGGACGAGGCCCATCAGCTCCCGGACGTGGCCACGCGCTTCTTCAGTACCCGGGTGAGCAACCATCAGCTCCTGGAGCTGGCGCGGGACACTCGGGCCGCCGCGACCACCGAGGCCCCGGAGCGGGCGGAGCTGCCGGAAGCGGCCAGCGGCCTGGCCACCGCGGTGGAGGGGCTGGAGGCCGCCCTGGGCGAGCGGGACGCGCGCCGCCCCTGGGAGGAGGTCGCCGGCGACGCCGCCGTGACCAGTGCGCTGGAACAGCTGGAGGAGGCCCTGGGGGTGCTGGCCGACGAACTGACCCTGAACGCGCCCCGGGGCAAGGCGCTGGAGGCGGCCTCGCGCCGCGCCGACGACCTGCGCGAGGCGCTGGCCGCGGTCACGGCGGAGGATTCCCCCGGCGAGGTCCACTGGTACGAGCGCGGCGGCCGGACCCTGGCGCTCCACGCCACGCCGTTGGAGGTGGCCTCCAGTTTTCGTTACCACATGGCGCGCCACGGCGGCTCCTGGGTCTTTACCTCGGCGACCCTGGCCGTGGCCGGCCGCTTCGACTACTTCTGCGGCCGGCTGGGCCTGCGGGATGCCGAGACGGCGGTCTGGGAGAGCCCCTTCGACCACCGCCGCCAGTCCCTGCTCTACGTCCCCGAGGGCCTGCCCGACCCGCGCGCCGACGACTACCTGCCCCGGCTGCTGGAGAAGGTGGAACCGGTGCTCCAGGCCAGTGGCGGCCGCGCCTTCCTGCTCTTTACCAGCCACCGCGCCCTGGCCGATGCGGCGAAACGGCTGGAGGGGCGGCTTCCGTGGCCGCTCTTCGTCCAGGGCTCGGCCCCGCGCGGGCGTCTGCTGGAGCAGTTCCGCGAGGCCGGCAACGGCGTCCTGCTGGGGACCGGAAGCTTCTGGGAGGGCGTGGATGTGCGCGGCGAGGCGCTCTCCTGCGTGGTCATCGACAAGCTCCCCTTCGGCGCACCGGGGGATCCCGTAACCGATGCCCGGATCCAGGCGCTGCGCAACAACGGCGGCAATCCCTTCATGGACTTCCAGATCCCGGAGGCGGCCATCGCCCTCAAGCAGGGCGTGGGGCGACTCATTCGCGATGCCTCCGATTACGGCGTGCTGGTCATCGGCGATCCCCGCCTGGTGGAGAAGCCCTACGGCGGGCTCTTCCTCAACAGCCTGCCGGAGATGACGCGGACCCGGCAGGTGGAGCGGGTGGAGCGCTTCTTCCGCTGGCATCGGGGGGAGGGCGAATGA
- the tsaB gene encoding tRNA (adenosine(37)-N6)-threonylcarbamoyltransferase complex dimerization subunit type 1 TsaB, which translates to MTTRVLALEAATDACSVALWADGVVAARREIAPRRHAELLLPWAEEVLAEAGWSRSSLDVIAFGRGPGAFTGLRIAAGVTQGLALGLGRPVAPVSTLAALALDAGEAAGSAESPVLVATALDARMGEVYWAPWRVAREAVAPLAEEAVSAPEVIGAPGEEGPWIAAGSGWGAHGEALAAVLGEPAAIEAERRPDAAAVARLASRATEGAGLVPAAEAVPVYLRPWRPGT; encoded by the coding sequence ATGACAACCCGGGTCCTGGCCCTGGAGGCGGCTACCGATGCCTGCTCCGTCGCCCTGTGGGCGGATGGGGTCGTGGCAGCGCGCCGGGAGATCGCCCCGCGTCGCCACGCCGAACTCCTCCTGCCCTGGGCCGAGGAGGTACTGGCCGAGGCCGGCTGGTCGCGGTCCTCGCTGGATGTCATCGCCTTCGGCCGCGGCCCCGGCGCCTTCACCGGCCTGCGCATCGCGGCCGGGGTGACCCAGGGCCTGGCCCTGGGCCTGGGCCGGCCGGTGGCGCCGGTCTCCACCCTGGCCGCCCTGGCGCTGGATGCCGGCGAGGCGGCCGGCTCGGCCGAGAGTCCCGTGCTGGTGGCCACGGCCCTGGATGCCCGGATGGGGGAGGTCTACTGGGCGCCGTGGCGGGTGGCCAGGGAGGCAGTCGCGCCACTGGCGGAGGAAGCAGTGAGCGCGCCGGAGGTGATCGGTGCGCCCGGTGAAGAGGGCCCCTGGATCGCCGCAGGCTCCGGATGGGGCGCGCATGGCGAGGCGCTGGCGGCCGTTCTCGGGGAGCCCGCGGCTATCGAGGCCGAGCGCCGTCCCGATGCCGCGGCGGTGGCCCGTCTGGCGAGCCGGGCGACCGAAGGGGCGGGGCTGGTCCCGGCCGCCGAGGCGGTGCCGGTCTATCTCCGGCCCTGGCGCCCCGGTACCTGA
- a CDS encoding acyloxyacyl hydrolase, protein MTIMPALNLPLPRWFALLALLLVMPARADLAPGGITLSVGKADNFGDATNVADVQARRIGLSGPLPVPLIPDRWRGWGLETGYVLEVGEWEWDGAGDTAATSLDEFGLVAALRAHPSEATGFYLEVGTGIRLLTRSRVSGRELSTEFHFGSHGGAGIRFGPGDRLDAALMIQHLSNARIRTPNPGINFYQLRLTYRPPSW, encoded by the coding sequence ATGACGATCATGCCCGCCCTGAACCTGCCCCTGCCCCGCTGGTTCGCCCTGCTGGCACTGCTTCTGGTGATGCCCGCCCGGGCCGATCTGGCCCCCGGCGGTATCACCCTGTCCGTGGGGAAGGCCGACAACTTTGGAGATGCCACCAACGTCGCCGACGTGCAGGCCCGGCGAATCGGCCTCTCGGGGCCGCTGCCGGTCCCCCTGATCCCGGATCGCTGGCGGGGCTGGGGGCTGGAGACCGGCTACGTGCTGGAGGTCGGCGAATGGGAGTGGGATGGAGCCGGCGATACGGCGGCGACGTCGCTGGATGAATTCGGGCTGGTAGCGGCCCTGCGCGCGCACCCGTCGGAGGCGACCGGATTCTATCTGGAGGTCGGCACCGGGATCCGGCTGCTCACCCGCTCCCGGGTCTCCGGCCGGGAGCTCTCCACGGAATTCCACTTCGGCAGCCACGGCGGGGCGGGGATCCGCTTCGGGCCGGGGGATCGGCTGGATGCCGCCCTCATGATCCAGCACCTCTCCAACGCCCGCATCAGGACCCCGAATCCCGGGATCAACTTCTACCAGCTGCGGCTGACCTACCGGCCGCCGAGCTGGTAA
- the ygfZ gene encoding CAF17-like 4Fe-4S cluster assembly/insertion protein YgfZ, with translation MNGDWQSFLSEQGAAFEAERVTGFNGADGLEPAATEDDLTVPLTEYGVIEVGGSEAAEFLQNQLTNDVQHLPADGSRLAAWLNPKGRILVTFRVIPREGGFYLVLPRERMEPVLKRLRMFVLRSDVTLTDISDDSALIATAGPGASGRVAGVFGEAPGEAHGLVRGDAGTAIRLPGPGERFLALVSAEGAPAAWQALAQGAAAGSAAAWWLTEVRAGIPTITDATTEAFVPQMVNFHAINGVSFRKGCYPGQEVVARMQYLGKLKRRMYRARTEGDAAPEAGAEVHTPDREQAIGRVVQSAPLPDGGSELLAVLEIAVVDEALALEVEGQRLDLLELPYTVDVPGT, from the coding sequence ATGAATGGCGACTGGCAGAGCTTTCTGAGCGAACAGGGTGCCGCCTTCGAGGCGGAGAGGGTCACCGGTTTCAACGGGGCCGACGGCCTGGAGCCGGCGGCGACCGAGGACGACCTCACCGTCCCCCTCACCGAGTACGGCGTGATCGAGGTGGGCGGCAGCGAGGCGGCCGAATTCCTCCAGAACCAGCTCACCAACGACGTCCAGCACCTGCCGGCGGACGGCAGCCGCCTGGCCGCCTGGCTCAATCCCAAGGGCCGCATCCTGGTGACCTTCCGCGTCATCCCGCGCGAGGGGGGCTTCTATCTGGTCCTGCCCCGGGAGCGCATGGAGCCGGTTCTCAAGCGGCTGCGGATGTTCGTGTTACGCAGTGACGTCACCCTCACCGATATCAGCGATGATTCCGCCCTCATCGCCACGGCCGGGCCCGGCGCCAGTGGCCGGGTGGCCGGCGTCTTCGGCGAGGCGCCGGGCGAGGCGCACGGCCTGGTTCGCGGGGACGCCGGGACGGCCATTCGCCTCCCCGGCCCCGGCGAACGCTTCCTGGCCCTGGTGTCGGCGGAGGGCGCCCCGGCGGCCTGGCAGGCACTGGCCCAGGGGGCCGCTGCCGGCAGTGCCGCCGCCTGGTGGCTCACCGAGGTCCGGGCCGGGATCCCCACCATCACCGACGCCACTACCGAGGCCTTCGTCCCCCAGATGGTGAATTTCCACGCCATCAATGGGGTGAGCTTCCGCAAGGGCTGCTACCCCGGCCAGGAGGTGGTCGCCCGCATGCAGTACCTGGGCAAGCTCAAACGGCGGATGTATCGGGCCCGCACCGAGGGGGATGCCGCCCCCGAGGCGGGCGCCGAGGTCCATACCCCGGATCGCGAGCAGGCGATAGGTCGGGTGGTCCAGTCCGCCCCCCTGCCCGATGGCGGCAGCGAGCTGCTGGCCGTTCTGGAGATCGCGGTGGTCGACGAGGCACTGGCCCTGGAGGTGGAAGGGCAGCGCCTGGACCTGCTGGAACTGCCCTACACCGTGGACGTTCCCGGAACCTGA
- the sdhC gene encoding succinate dehydrogenase, cytochrome b556 subunit, giving the protein MARDPRPRNLDLSTVHFPVPAVLSILHRGSGLLLVLAIPWLAWLLERSVSGPAGFRAVVDHLDSAPARVVLVLLAWALAHHLFAGIRYLLIDVDIGVDRPRARASAWLVNAAGVAVGLLAVARWWL; this is encoded by the coding sequence ATGGCCCGAGACCCGCGGCCGCGCAATCTCGACCTGAGCACCGTCCATTTTCCGGTCCCGGCGGTGCTCTCCATCCTCCACCGCGGTAGTGGTCTGTTGCTGGTGCTGGCCATCCCGTGGCTGGCGTGGCTGCTGGAGCGCTCGGTGAGCGGCCCGGCCGGCTTCCGGGCCGTGGTCGACCACCTGGACAGCGCCCCGGCGCGGGTGGTGCTGGTCCTGCTGGCCTGGGCCCTGGCCCACCACCTCTTCGCCGGGATCCGTTATCTCCTCATCGATGTCGATATCGGGGTCGACCGTCCCCGGGCCCGCGCCAGCGCCTGGCTGGTGAATGCGGCCGGGGTCGCGGTGGGGCTGCTGGCCGTGGCGAGGTGGTGGCTGTGA
- the sdhD gene encoding succinate dehydrogenase, hydrophobic membrane anchor protein → MKADHAGLRAWMLQRLSAVYLIGFVALFGGRLLWAPPADHAEWAGWLARPGVATAITLAWLALAVHAWIGVRDITMDYLHFTAARFILLVAVAFGLLWLGVHLAAILASIPAGGTP, encoded by the coding sequence GTGAAGGCCGATCACGCGGGCCTGCGCGCCTGGATGCTCCAGCGCCTCTCGGCGGTCTACCTCATCGGCTTCGTGGCGCTGTTCGGCGGGCGGCTGCTCTGGGCGCCGCCAGCGGATCACGCCGAGTGGGCGGGCTGGCTGGCGCGTCCGGGGGTGGCCACCGCCATCACCCTGGCCTGGCTGGCCCTGGCGGTACACGCCTGGATCGGCGTGCGCGACATCACCATGGACTACCTCCATTTCACGGCCGCCCGATTCATTCTGCTGGTGGCGGTGGCATTCGGCCTGCTCTGGCTGGGCGTGCACCTGGCGGCCATCCTCGCCTCCATCCCCGCGGGAGGGACCCCATGA